Proteins from a single region of Candidatus Binatia bacterium:
- a CDS encoding IPT/TIG domain-containing protein: MATPVVLGVTPATGVTGASVTIGGTGFTGATAVNFGSVAAGGFTVNGDNEIVAQVPAPNASGPVHVTVTNPDGTSATGSNDQFAYNVCGVATFNVPTARSGCTTVAAGAGNKMGEKFNMEIDFDSTGPGCVCSCCEYRQFVRGTFTVNGVTKVKMLRNPAGGPPLKLLPRPAAGAASDNFREDGLVTPDPGMNVWYGHRAEPITTDTTDIYQQPDRATGCQYRGNDFPGYAGLPGTTVSIDLDFRGQVIDTCNGNAVVQQIEWTVTCSGTL; this comes from the coding sequence ATGGCCACACCCGTAGTTCTTGGCGTTACGCCGGCGACCGGCGTCACGGGCGCAAGCGTGACTATCGGCGGCACCGGCTTTACCGGCGCCACGGCCGTCAACTTCGGCTCGGTCGCCGCCGGCGGATTCACGGTAAACGGCGACAACGAAATCGTCGCACAAGTCCCGGCGCCGAATGCCAGCGGCCCCGTACACGTAACGGTTACCAACCCAGACGGGACGTCGGCAACCGGCTCGAACGACCAATTCGCCTACAACGTATGCGGCGTAGCGACGTTCAACGTGCCGACCGCGCGCTCGGGGTGCACGACCGTTGCGGCCGGCGCCGGCAACAAGATGGGCGAAAAATTCAACATGGAGATCGACTTCGATTCGACAGGCCCCGGGTGCGTTTGCTCGTGTTGCGAGTACCGGCAGTTCGTCCGGGGCACATTTACCGTGAACGGAGTAACGAAAGTCAAGATGCTCCGGAACCCGGCCGGCGGGCCACCCTTGAAGCTGCTTCCCCGTCCTGCCGCCGGCGCTGCATCGGACAACTTCCGTGAGGACGGACTTGTGACGCCGGACCCAGGGATGAACGTGTGGTATGGGCATCGCGCGGAACCGATAACGACCGATACGACGGACATCTACCAGCAGCCGGATCGCGCGACCGGTTGCCAGTACCGGGGGAATGACTTTCCGGGGTACGCCGGTCTTCCAGGTACGACCGTTAGCATCGATCTTGACTTCCGCGGTCAGGTGATCGACACGTGCAACGGCAACGCAGTCGTGCAACAAATTGAATGGACAGTAACCTGTTCGGGGACACTCTGA